A stretch of the Rosa rugosa chromosome 5, drRosRugo1.1, whole genome shotgun sequence genome encodes the following:
- the LOC133712384 gene encoding uncharacterized protein LOC133712384: MEVDKQLSPDELDKECSILLELDENDPLFDKKKKLLQDNGFKTKEQVCIKRSSDPNWLSTSLKVMLQIARIIKLDEVELYFGGEEQLDSYSPRNELEALNSILQLVESSLSDACEITKNVLQDLRNLTIDKICQFAEENSLKTTIVEGQNSDKEKQLLQWGENNGVKTRLQIAYVEGAGRGAIAREDLKVGDTALEIPASLIISEELVQKTDMYHVLEKLEDTSSETMLLLWSMKERHNTDSQYKIYFDTLPEDFHTGLSFGISAVMSLYGTLLLDEIMQAKEHLRAQYDKLFPALCNEHPDIFPPELYTWEQFLWACELWYSNSMKIMFADGKLRTCLIPIAGFLNHSIYPHVVNYGRVDSATNTIKFHLSRPCSAGQECCLSYGNLSTSHLVTFYGFLPQGYNPYDVIPLDIGGADDDSTEGSSTSEWTTHMVRGTWFSKNWNIFYYGLPSPFLDCLRRARNPMLLTKTLLPENLENEIEILEDLLAIFNDMMDSLGDADLDDRKNTSWDVKLAVDFKFLQRGIVSSILTSCHKGLDLVKHELSKMHG, encoded by the exons ATGGAGGTCGATAAG CAATTGTCACCTGATGAGTTGGATAAGGAGTGCTCAATTCTACTTGAGCTAGATGAAAATGACCCTCTTTTTGATAAAAAGAAG AAACTGCTACAAGATAACGGATTTAAAACTAAGGAACAAGTATGCATAAAAAGGTCATCAGATCCTAATTGGCTCAGTACCTCCTTGAAAGTAATGCTTCAAATAGCACGGATCATAAAACTTGATGAG GTAGAGCTTTATTTTGGGGGAGAAGAACAGTTGGACTCCTATAGTCCCAGAAATGAGCTTGAGGCCCTCAATTCTATTCTTCAGCTTGTGGAAAGTTCACTCTCCGATGCATGTGAAATAACAAAGAATGTCCTGCAAGACTTGCGCAATCTTACCATTGATAAGATTTGTCAGTTTGCTGAAGAAAACAGTTTGAAGACTACAATTGTAGAAGGCCAGAACTCTGATAAAGAAAAGCAATTGCTGCAATGGGGTGAAAACAACGGTGTCAAGACAAGGTTGCAGATAGCTT ATGTCGAAGGGGCTGGTAGAGGAGCTATAGCTAGAGAAGATCTAAAAGTTGGAGACACTGCTTTGGAGATCCCGGCATCCTTAATAATTTCTGAGGAGCTTGTCCAGAAAACTGATATG tATCATGTATTAGAGAAGTTGGAAGACACTTCCTCTGAGACTATGTTATTGTTGTGGAGCATGAAGGAGAGGCACAATACTGATTCACAATACAAGATCTACTTCGATACACTGCCAGAGGATTTTCATACTG GATTGAGTTTTGGAATTTCGGCAGTGATGTCTTTGTATGGAACCTTGCTGTTGGATGAGATAATGCAAGCAAAAGAG CATTTGCGTGCTCAATATGATAAGCTTTTCCCTGCACTGTGCAATGAGCATCCTGATATCTTTCCCCCAGAGCTTTACACGTGGGAGCAATTCTTGTGGGCGTGTGAATTGTGGTACTCAAATAGCATGAAAATCATGTTTGCTGATGGAAAATTAAGGACGTGCTTGATTCCTATTGCTGGCTTTTTGAACCATTCG ATATACCCACATGTAGTGAATTATGGCAGAGTAGATTCTGCAACAAATACCATAAAATTCCATCTGTCAAGACCTTGCAGTGCTGGACAAGAATGTTGCCTTAGTTATGGAAACCTCTCTACTTCTCATCTAGTTACCTTTTATGGCTTCTTACCACAAGGATACAACCCTTATGATGTCATTCCACTAG ATATTGGTGGTGCCGATGACGATTCTACTGAAGGCAGCTCCACATCTGAATGGACAACTCACATGGTGCGAGGTACTTGGTTCTCAAAGAACTGGAATATTTTCTATTATGGCCTGCCCTCCCCGTTTTTGGACTGCCTAAGGAGAGCTCGGAATCCCATGCTGCTGACTAAGACCCTT CTGCCAGAAAACTTGGAGAATGAAATTGAAATCCTCGAAGATCTTCTTGCAATCTTCAATGACATGATGGATAGCCTTGGTGACGCAGACCTCGATGACAG AAAAAACACTAGTTGGGATGTAAAGCTGGCAGTGGACTTCAAATTTCTACAAAGAGGTATTGTCTCTTCGATTTTAACGTCCTGCCATAAAGGTCTCGATTTGGTGAAACACGAACTGTCTAAAATGCATGGCTGA